One Deinococcus radiopugnans ATCC 19172 DNA segment encodes these proteins:
- the hpt gene encoding hypoxanthine phosphoribosyltransferase: MSLASGSPSTASLVPGPGPVQITSEQIQARVGELAARIRQEYAGREPHLICVLNGAFMFHADLVRALDMPCTMDFLQASSYGSAKQSSGEVRLVKDLQFPISDRHVILVEDIVDTGITMNYLLHYLEGRGPATIKIAALLSKPSRRKVEVPVEYLGFTIPDAFVYGYGLDRSQYDRNLPFITSQE, translated from the coding sequence ATGAGTCTTGCTTCCGGCTCCCCTTCCACGGCCAGCCTTGTGCCCGGCCCCGGCCCCGTGCAGATCACCAGTGAGCAGATTCAGGCACGCGTGGGTGAACTGGCCGCCCGCATCCGCCAGGAGTACGCGGGCCGTGAGCCGCACCTGATCTGCGTCTTGAACGGCGCGTTCATGTTCCACGCCGATCTGGTGCGCGCGCTGGACATGCCGTGCACCATGGATTTCCTGCAGGCCAGCAGCTACGGCAGCGCCAAACAGAGCAGCGGCGAGGTGCGGCTGGTCAAGGACTTGCAGTTCCCGATCAGCGACCGCCACGTGATTCTGGTGGAGGACATCGTGGACACCGGCATCACCATGAACTACCTGCTGCATTACCTGGAAGGGCGTGGCCCGGCCACCATCAAGATCGCCGCGCTGCTGTCCAAGCCCAGCCGCCGCAAGGTGGAGGTGCCGGTGGAATACCTGGGCTTTACCATCCCCGACGCCTTTGTGTACGGCTACGGGCTGGATCGCTCGCAGTACGACCGCAACCTGCCGTTTATCACCAGTCAGGAGTAA
- the ilvD gene encoding dihydroxy-acid dehydratase → MTDTANKRRLNWNSHQVTQGDERAPNRAMLRAVGFGDGDFEKPIIGVAHAQSNITPCNNGLGELAGHITDAIHEGGGMPQVYGTITVSDGISMGTEGMKCSLVSREVIADSIETVSRGQSHDGVIVVGGCDKNMPGAMIGIARLNIPAIFVYGGTIKPGHYEGKDLTIVSVFEAVGAFGAGKISREDFTQIEKKACPGNGSCGGMYTANTMSSAFEAMGMSLPFSSTMSAVDAEKATSSADSARALLGLIERDIRPLDILTKKAFENAITVIMAVGGSTNAVLHLMAIAHACDIDLTLADFERIREATPVFCDLKPSGQYVATDLHEVGGIPRVMKMLLKEGLLHGDCLTVTGKTIAENLADEKDVPDAGQDVIRPYSEPLYTQGHLAILRGNLAPEGSVAKISGLKSIKITGPARVFESEEESMHAIMDDQINPGDVLVIRYEGPKGGPGMREMLSPTSAIIGKGLGDSVGLITDGRFSGGTFGLVVGHVAPEAYVGGPIALVHEGDTIELNAETCELTLHVDDAELERRRAQWVQPEPRYKRGVLAKYAKLVSSAAVGAYTD, encoded by the coding sequence ATGACCGACACCGCCAACAAGCGCAGGCTCAACTGGAACTCTCACCAGGTCACGCAGGGCGACGAGCGCGCCCCGAACCGGGCCATGCTGCGGGCGGTGGGCTTTGGTGACGGCGATTTCGAGAAGCCGATTATCGGCGTGGCGCACGCGCAGAGCAACATCACGCCGTGCAACAACGGGTTGGGCGAGCTGGCCGGGCACATCACCGACGCCATTCACGAGGGCGGTGGCATGCCGCAGGTCTACGGCACGATCACCGTGTCGGACGGGATTTCGATGGGCACCGAGGGCATGAAGTGTAGTCTGGTCAGCCGCGAGGTCATCGCCGACAGCATCGAAACGGTCAGCCGGGGCCAGTCTCACGACGGCGTGATCGTGGTGGGCGGCTGCGACAAGAACATGCCGGGGGCGATGATCGGCATTGCGCGCCTGAATATTCCGGCCATCTTCGTCTACGGCGGCACCATCAAGCCGGGGCACTACGAGGGCAAAGACCTCACGATTGTCAGCGTGTTCGAGGCGGTGGGGGCCTTTGGGGCGGGCAAGATCAGCCGCGAGGACTTCACCCAGATCGAGAAGAAAGCCTGCCCCGGCAACGGCTCGTGCGGCGGCATGTACACCGCCAACACCATGAGCAGCGCCTTCGAGGCGATGGGCATGAGCCTGCCCTTTTCCAGCACCATGAGCGCGGTGGACGCCGAAAAGGCCACCTCCAGCGCCGACAGCGCCCGCGCGTTGCTGGGGCTGATTGAGCGTGACATCCGCCCGCTGGACATCCTGACGAAGAAAGCCTTCGAAAACGCCATCACCGTGATCATGGCCGTGGGCGGCAGCACCAACGCCGTGCTGCATCTGATGGCGATTGCCCACGCCTGCGACATCGATCTGACGCTGGCCGACTTCGAGCGCATCCGCGAGGCCACCCCGGTCTTCTGTGACCTGAAGCCCAGCGGGCAGTACGTCGCCACCGACCTGCACGAGGTGGGCGGCATTCCGCGCGTGATGAAGATGCTGCTGAAAGAGGGCCTGCTGCACGGCGACTGCCTGACCGTGACCGGCAAGACGATTGCGGAGAACTTGGCCGACGAGAAGGATGTGCCGGACGCCGGACAGGATGTGATCCGCCCCTACTCGGAGCCGCTGTACACGCAGGGCCACCTCGCCATCCTGCGCGGCAACCTGGCCCCGGAGGGCAGCGTCGCCAAGATCAGCGGCCTGAAGAGCATCAAGATCACCGGCCCGGCGCGCGTCTTCGAGTCCGAGGAAGAGAGCATGCACGCCATCATGGACGATCAGATCAACCCCGGCGACGTGCTGGTGATCCGCTACGAGGGGCCGAAGGGCGGGCCGGGCATGCGCGAGATGCTGTCGCCCACCAGCGCGATCATCGGCAAGGGCCTGGGCGACAGCGTGGGCCTGATCACCGACGGACGCTTCTCGGGCGGCACCTTCGGCCTCGTGGTGGGCCACGTCGCCCCCGAAGCCTACGTGGGCGGCCCGATTGCTCTGGTGCATGAGGGCGACACCATTGAGCTGAACGCCGAAACCTGCGAACTGACGCTACATGTGGACGACGCCGAGTTGGAGCGCCGCCGCGCACAGTGGGTGCAGCCGGAGCCGAGGTACAAACGCGGCGTGCTGGCGAAATACGCCAAGCTGGTGAGCAGCGCGGCGGTGGGGGCCTACACGGACTGA
- a CDS encoding Fic family protein, with translation MGNLGSDGKPFSAADMERLEWALLLLHRPMLSTAPEALDSALLKSWHIQLSAGIERMRPGLLRDANITFGSFLGTAPAQLQAELSALRSVHLDKLPSLTSDQIVEHATRVHAELIRIHPFWDGNGRLARAVQTWLCWSFGQRAPQYTDRAAYLGGLNRYHHTRDLGLLMDATFKALAEQEK, from the coding sequence ATGGGCAACCTCGGCAGCGACGGCAAACCGTTTAGTGCTGCCGACATGGAGCGCCTTGAATGGGCGCTTCTTTTGTTGCACCGACCAATGCTCAGTACCGCGCCAGAAGCGTTGGATTCCGCCCTGCTCAAGTCCTGGCACATCCAGCTTTCCGCTGGAATAGAGCGGATGCGCCCCGGTCTGCTGCGAGATGCGAACATCACCTTTGGTTCTTTCCTGGGGACAGCTCCTGCCCAGCTACAGGCCGAGCTAAGCGCCCTACGTTCAGTTCATCTCGATAAATTGCCCTCGCTGACCTCTGACCAGATCGTGGAACATGCCACCCGGGTACACGCCGAACTGATTCGTATTCATCCCTTCTGGGATGGCAACGGCAGGCTGGCCCGCGCCGTACAGACCTGGCTGTGCTGGAGCTTTGGGCAGCGCGCACCGCAGTACACAGATCGTGCCGCTTACCTGGGCGGGCTGAACCGTTACCACCACACCCGAGATCTAGGGTTGCTGATGGATGCGACGTTCAAGGCATTGGCCGAACAGGAGAAGTGA
- a CDS encoding GNAT family N-acetyltransferase, giving the protein MLTNINAAPTLLTPRLRLRPHRADDLASCVELWQDPVVTRHTTGRPLTRQDVWTRLLRHPGHWALLGFGYWVAEERESGRLMGEVGLGRFKRDVLAGRAELAKVPEAGWVLLPWAHGRGYAHEAVTAVLDWRDGQLPGNETFCLIQPENLASLRLAAKVGFLERESVGEGSEEVRLLVRESR; this is encoded by the coding sequence ATGTTGACCAACATCAACGCTGCCCCCACCCTCCTCACCCCGCGCCTGCGCCTGCGCCCGCACCGCGCCGACGACTTGGCTTCATGCGTGGAGCTGTGGCAAGACCCGGTGGTCACGCGCCACACGACGGGCAGGCCGCTGACCCGGCAGGACGTGTGGACGCGGCTGCTGCGGCATCCCGGCCACTGGGCGCTGCTGGGCTTCGGGTACTGGGTGGCCGAGGAGCGCGAGTCGGGCCGATTAATGGGCGAGGTGGGCCTGGGCCGCTTCAAACGCGACGTGCTGGCCGGACGTGCGGAACTGGCAAAGGTGCCGGAAGCCGGCTGGGTGCTGCTGCCCTGGGCGCATGGGCGGGGCTACGCCCACGAGGCCGTGACGGCGGTGCTGGACTGGCGGGACGGTCAATTGCCAGGCAACGAGACCTTCTGTCTGATCCAGCCAGAAAATCTGGCGTCCCTGCGGCTGGCCGCGAAAGTCGGTTTTCTGGAACGCGAAAGCGTGGGCGAAGGTAGCGAAGAGGTAAGGCTGCTGGTGCGGGAAAGCCGGTGA
- a CDS encoding YdgA family protein: MANLRAPARRSRLPALGVGALLIVGALAGATAYTSSQTAQTQQSLAKTLEAQLEATGYVRVKSSTYQRGLLSSTQTMNVTLGKGTEDVALIVVNHIQHGPLPGFRAVGNAVVDTEVRFADPALQARAEKAFGNRKPTIRTVVGLGGGTSTHLDIPAGMLLEEGDVGSSTLSWQSLIGDIENSGLKSSTRLSWPEFKLTSQEGALTISGMALNGNAVKQNDDDPLGVGEQVLTLGSATYSGLSGGTQDALTLKDLKVSSSSTLRDGFYSGGVQYDIGQLGFVMPDGEQRLNNVQFHLSLGHLSREPLARMVTTLQSLGQQPQDDVESADLTEAQRQALTDDALALLRAGPVFAVDRLSLTQPGGDIVLTAKAELPGASEVDAETAQRLVSSPALALGMVRVQAQLKAAEPALRELLGALAPDAAAGLQSLIEMGYLERQGNDLVSTLALGGGEATLNGQALGGGF; encoded by the coding sequence ATGGCCAACCTCCGAGCCCCAGCCCGCCGCTCCCGCCTGCCCGCGCTGGGGGTGGGTGCCCTGCTGATCGTCGGCGCGCTGGCTGGAGCCACGGCGTACACCAGTTCTCAGACCGCGCAGACCCAGCAGTCCCTGGCCAAGACGCTCGAAGCGCAACTGGAGGCCACAGGCTATGTCAGGGTGAAGTCCTCCACCTATCAACGCGGCCTGCTGAGCAGCACCCAGACCATGAACGTGACGCTGGGCAAAGGCACAGAGGACGTGGCTCTGATCGTCGTCAACCATATTCAGCACGGCCCCTTACCGGGTTTCCGCGCGGTGGGGAACGCCGTCGTCGACACTGAGGTCCGCTTTGCTGACCCAGCCCTGCAAGCCAGAGCCGAAAAAGCGTTTGGCAACCGGAAGCCCACCATCCGGACCGTCGTGGGGCTGGGCGGCGGCACCTCCACCCACCTCGACATTCCGGCTGGCATGCTGCTTGAGGAGGGCGACGTGGGAAGTTCCACGTTGAGCTGGCAGTCTCTGATCGGCGACATCGAGAACAGTGGCCTGAAGTCCAGCACGCGGCTCAGCTGGCCCGAATTCAAGCTCACCTCGCAGGAAGGGGCGCTGACCATCAGCGGTATGGCCCTGAACGGCAACGCGGTCAAGCAGAACGATGACGATCCGCTGGGCGTGGGCGAGCAGGTGCTGACGTTGGGGTCCGCGACCTACAGCGGGCTGTCTGGCGGGACGCAGGACGCACTGACCCTCAAGGACCTCAAGGTGAGCAGTTCCAGCACGCTGAGGGATGGTTTTTACAGCGGCGGCGTTCAGTACGACATCGGGCAGCTCGGCTTCGTCATGCCTGACGGCGAGCAGCGCCTGAACAACGTGCAATTCCACCTGAGCCTGGGTCACCTGAGCCGCGAACCGCTGGCCCGCATGGTCACCACCCTGCAAAGCCTGGGCCAGCAGCCCCAGGATGATGTCGAATCGGCGGACCTGACGGAGGCTCAGCGGCAGGCCCTCACTGACGACGCGCTGGCGCTGCTGCGGGCCGGGCCAGTGTTTGCCGTCGATCGCCTGAGCCTCACGCAGCCGGGCGGCGACATCGTGCTGACTGCAAAGGCCGAACTGCCCGGAGCCAGTGAAGTGGACGCCGAAACGGCCCAGAGGCTGGTGTCCAGCCCAGCCCTCGCACTGGGGATGGTCCGGGTACAGGCACAGTTGAAGGCGGCCGAGCCTGCGCTGCGTGAATTACTGGGTGCGCTGGCCCCCGATGCTGCCGCTGGCCTTCAATCCCTGATCGAAATGGGTTATCTGGAGCGACAGGGCAACGATCTGGTCAGCACTCTGGCACTCGGCGGCGGCGAGGCTACCCTCAACGGTCAGGCGCTGGGCGGCGGGTTCTGA
- a CDS encoding DUF4174 domain-containing protein, whose protein sequence is MSALNPLAAAVALSVGLADAAPFILQTAQGQPWSLASVLGKERVLIVGNPPAAYLAEVRRQDAALQVRDLRVVALLPPGDARLNGPQTLMLTLLADPDGTVGAQYGRAALIGKDTGIKARYQTFPALNTVAALIDTMPMRRQEQRVRGR, encoded by the coding sequence ATGTCCGCCTTGAATCCTCTGGCCGCCGCCGTCGCCTTGAGCGTAGGACTGGCCGACGCCGCCCCCTTTATCCTCCAGACCGCGCAGGGTCAGCCGTGGTCACTGGCCAGCGTGCTGGGCAAGGAGCGGGTGCTGATCGTGGGCAATCCGCCCGCCGCCTATCTGGCCGAGGTGCGGCGACAGGACGCGGCCTTACAGGTGCGTGACCTGCGCGTGGTGGCGCTGCTGCCGCCCGGCGACGCCCGGCTGAACGGCCCGCAGACGCTGATGCTGACCCTGCTGGCTGATCCCGATGGCACGGTAGGCGCTCAGTACGGCCGCGCCGCGCTGATCGGCAAAGATACGGGGATCAAGGCGCGTTACCAGACGTTCCCGGCCCTGAACACCGTCGCCGCGCTGATCGACACCATGCCCATGCGGCGGCAGGAGCAGCGGGTGCGGGGGCGCTGA
- a CDS encoding potassium channel family protein has protein sequence MDALRHLLWLPGAALVLAVLLDALMSGLQAGEGLLSRWIHRLVYAAVRWLARVTRLRSVLAWSTLALISGTLNTWTALLWLGWSLVFWAQPGALEVASTEQTANFGEVVYFVGYSISTLGLGDIIATDNLWRVLTDVAAISGFFLLTFAITFIVPVAQARSARRQFALLLHRAGPDAQTLVLDAVQGYPDGVQGLLKDLHTQLNSLDAQHLSTPNLHRFHEQERRQALDAALPMLGEALLVIGGALDMEAPRGLRRSLDSVDSLSRSYGCVYSGPDAPIPPPPDLQPLREAGLPVRSAAEFAAYLQEHQALRRRLHGMARSGGWRWAEIVRVDASGH, from the coding sequence ATGGACGCCCTGCGCCATCTGCTGTGGCTGCCTGGTGCGGCGCTGGTGCTGGCCGTGCTGCTCGACGCCCTGATGTCCGGGTTGCAGGCGGGCGAGGGGCTGCTGAGCCGCTGGATTCACCGGCTGGTCTACGCCGCCGTTCGCTGGCTGGCCCGCGTCACGCGCCTCCGCTCGGTGCTGGCCTGGAGCACGCTGGCGCTGATCTCGGGCACGCTGAACACCTGGACGGCGCTGCTGTGGCTGGGCTGGAGTCTGGTGTTCTGGGCGCAGCCCGGCGCGCTGGAAGTCGCCAGCACCGAGCAGACCGCCAACTTCGGCGAGGTGGTGTATTTCGTGGGCTACAGCATCAGCACGCTGGGCCTGGGCGACATCATTGCCACCGACAACCTGTGGCGGGTGCTGACGGACGTCGCTGCCATTTCCGGTTTCTTCCTGCTGACCTTCGCCATCACCTTTATCGTCCCGGTGGCCCAGGCCCGCAGCGCCCGGCGGCAGTTTGCCCTGCTGCTGCACCGCGCCGGCCCCGATGCCCAGACGCTCGTGCTGGACGCCGTTCAGGGGTATCCGGATGGGGTGCAAGGACTGCTCAAAGACCTGCACACCCAGCTCAACAGCCTGGACGCGCAGCATCTCAGCACGCCCAACCTGCACCGCTTTCACGAGCAGGAGCGGCGGCAGGCGCTGGACGCCGCCCTGCCCATGCTGGGCGAGGCTCTGCTCGTCATTGGCGGGGCGCTGGACATGGAAGCTCCGCGTGGCCTGCGCCGCAGCCTGGACAGCGTGGACAGCCTGAGCCGTTCTTACGGCTGCGTCTACAGCGGCCCGGATGCCCCCATACCGCCGCCGCCTGACCTGCAACCGCTCAGGGAGGCGGGGCTGCCCGTCCGTTCCGCCGCCGAGTTTGCCGCCTACCTGCAAGAGCATCAGGCTCTGCGCCGCCGACTGCACGGGATGGCCCGCTCCGGCGGCTGGCGCTGGGCCGAGATCGTGCGGGTTGACGCGTCCGGGCACTGA
- a CDS encoding acyl-CoA dehydrogenase: protein MTVTDAPVPAESGMTSGMGFALNDDSRMILQHVRDFCRAEIAPLAADYDRSGEFPHPQLRGLAEMGLLGATVPEAWGGAALDSVTYALCLEEISAADASVGVIVSVQNGLPEQMILKYGTDAQRETYLKPLASGERIGAFCLTEASAGSDAASLRLRAVRDGDDWVLDGAKAWITSGGQAETYLVMARTGGSGARGVSCFIVEKGMDGLGFGKPEEKMGLHAAHTTTVTFDGVRVPHANMVGEEGQGLIVALASLDAGRIGIAMQAIGIARAALEHASKYANEREQFGKKLREFEGVSFKIARMAARIESARLVALKAAWLKDQGQPYGKEASMAKLLASEAAVDCARDAIQIFGGNGYSRDYPVERLFRDAKVTEIYEGTSEIQQLVISRAVFAELEG from the coding sequence ATGACCGTAACTGACGCGCCCGTTCCTGCCGAGAGTGGGATGACCAGCGGTATGGGCTTTGCCCTGAACGACGACAGCCGCATGATCCTGCAACACGTCCGCGACTTCTGCCGCGCCGAGATCGCTCCCCTTGCCGCCGACTATGACCGCAGCGGCGAGTTTCCGCACCCGCAGTTGCGCGGGCTGGCCGAGATGGGCCTGCTGGGGGCCACCGTGCCCGAAGCGTGGGGCGGCGCCGCTCTGGACAGCGTGACCTACGCGCTGTGCCTGGAGGAGATTTCGGCGGCGGACGCCAGCGTGGGCGTGATCGTCAGCGTGCAGAACGGCCTGCCCGAGCAGATGATCCTGAAGTACGGCACCGACGCCCAGCGCGAGACGTACCTCAAGCCCCTGGCCAGCGGCGAGAGGATCGGTGCGTTCTGCCTGACCGAGGCCAGCGCGGGCAGCGACGCCGCCAGCCTGCGCCTGAGGGCAGTGCGCGACGGCGATGACTGGGTACTGGACGGCGCGAAAGCCTGGATCACCAGCGGCGGTCAGGCAGAAACCTACCTGGTCATGGCCCGTACCGGGGGCAGCGGCGCACGCGGCGTGAGCTGCTTTATCGTCGAGAAGGGCATGGACGGCCTGGGCTTCGGCAAGCCGGAGGAAAAGATGGGTCTGCACGCCGCGCACACCACCACCGTCACCTTTGACGGCGTGCGCGTGCCGCACGCAAACATGGTGGGCGAGGAGGGCCAGGGCCTGATCGTGGCCCTCGCCAGCCTGGACGCCGGGCGCATCGGGATTGCCATGCAGGCCATCGGTATTGCCCGCGCGGCGCTGGAACACGCCAGCAAATACGCGAACGAGCGCGAGCAGTTCGGCAAGAAGCTGCGCGAGTTCGAGGGCGTGTCGTTCAAGATCGCCCGCATGGCCGCCCGCATCGAGAGTGCGCGGCTGGTGGCCCTGAAAGCCGCGTGGCTCAAGGATCAGGGGCAGCCCTACGGCAAGGAGGCCAGCATGGCCAAACTGCTGGCCTCCGAGGCGGCGGTGGACTGCGCCAGGGACGCCATCCAGATTTTCGGTGGCAACGGCTACAGCCGCGACTACCCGGTGGAACGCCTGTTCCGCGACGCCAAGGTCACCGAGATCTACGAGGGCACCTCTGAAATCCAGCAACTGGTGATCAGCCGAGCCGTGTTCGCGGAGCTGGAGGGCTGA
- a CDS encoding acyl-CoA carboxylase subunit beta, whose product MTDTDTSTSAPAAASSAWADALARLAADQDTVRAGGGAKAQARQHDKNRLTARERIARLTDDGTPFDELMTFAGWEMYADVGGCPSGGVVTGIGTVAGRPWMIIANDATVKAGAFFPITAKKVIRAQTIALENHLPLIYLVDSAGVYLPMQDEIFPDQDDFGRVFYLNARMSARGIPQIAAIMGNCVAGGAYLPVMCDTLIMTEGSGLYLAGPALVKAAIGQVVDSEELGGADMHAAIAGTVDYKEPDDDAALARVRALADLYAQGDAAPWARRRAEVREASGRDLTELVGFESGKTYDVRDLITSITDGGEFHEFKPEYGETIVCGFSRVGGYPVAFVANQRTVIKKKLKAGGEPGLRTRIEVGGVIYGDSADKAARFILDANQAGVPLVFLSDVTGFMVGRDSEQEGIIRRGAKLVNAVSNSVVPKITIITGGSFGAGNYAMNGKAFGPRFIFAWPSAKYAVMSGNAAAKTLLDIQLAALKRAGHEPDDEELQRLYDEVKSKYDTELDPRYAAARLWVDEIIPPNDTRERLIRALDACAVNPHQDELRVGVFQV is encoded by the coding sequence ATGACCGACACCGACACCAGCACTTCAGCGCCGGCTGCCGCCAGTTCAGCCTGGGCGGACGCACTGGCCCGTCTCGCCGCCGATCAGGACACGGTTCGCGCAGGCGGCGGCGCCAAGGCCCAGGCCCGCCAGCACGACAAGAACCGCCTGACCGCCCGCGAGCGCATCGCCCGCCTGACCGACGACGGCACGCCCTTCGACGAGCTGATGACCTTCGCCGGGTGGGAGATGTACGCCGATGTCGGCGGCTGTCCCAGCGGCGGCGTCGTGACGGGCATCGGCACCGTGGCGGGCCGCCCGTGGATGATCATCGCCAACGACGCCACCGTCAAGGCGGGGGCTTTCTTCCCCATCACCGCCAAGAAGGTGATCCGGGCGCAGACCATCGCCCTGGAAAACCATCTGCCGCTGATCTACCTGGTGGATTCAGCGGGCGTCTACCTGCCCATGCAGGACGAGATCTTCCCCGATCAGGACGACTTCGGCCGCGTCTTTTACCTGAACGCCCGCATGAGCGCGCGGGGCATTCCGCAGATCGCCGCGATCATGGGCAATTGCGTGGCGGGCGGGGCGTACCTGCCGGTGATGTGCGACACCCTGATCATGACCGAGGGTTCGGGCCTGTACCTGGCGGGGCCGGCGCTGGTGAAGGCCGCGATCGGTCAGGTGGTGGACTCCGAGGAACTGGGCGGGGCCGACATGCACGCCGCCATCGCCGGCACCGTGGACTACAAGGAGCCGGACGACGACGCGGCATTGGCACGCGTGCGGGCGCTGGCCGACTTGTACGCGCAGGGCGACGCTGCCCCGTGGGCCAGACGCCGCGCGGAGGTGCGGGAGGCGTCCGGGCGTGACCTCACGGAACTGGTGGGCTTCGAGAGCGGCAAGACCTACGACGTGCGCGACTTGATCACCTCGATTACGGACGGGGGCGAATTCCACGAGTTCAAGCCGGAATACGGCGAGACCATCGTGTGCGGCTTCTCGCGGGTGGGCGGCTATCCGGTGGCCTTTGTCGCCAACCAGCGCACCGTGATCAAGAAGAAGCTCAAGGCGGGCGGTGAGCCGGGACTCAGGACGCGCATCGAGGTGGGCGGCGTGATCTACGGCGACAGCGCCGACAAGGCCGCCCGCTTTATTCTGGACGCCAATCAGGCGGGGGTGCCGCTGGTGTTCCTGAGCGACGTGACCGGCTTCATGGTGGGCCGCGACTCCGAGCAGGAGGGAATTATCCGCCGGGGCGCCAAGCTGGTGAACGCCGTGAGCAACAGCGTCGTGCCCAAAATCACCATTATTACCGGCGGGTCTTTCGGCGCGGGTAACTACGCCATGAATGGCAAGGCCTTCGGCCCGCGCTTCATCTTCGCGTGGCCCAGCGCCAAGTACGCCGTCATGAGCGGCAACGCGGCGGCCAAGACGCTGCTGGACATTCAACTCGCGGCCCTCAAACGCGCCGGACACGAACCGGACGACGAGGAATTGCAGCGCCTGTACGACGAGGTCAAGTCCAAATACGACACCGAACTCGATCCCCGCTACGCCGCCGCCCGCCTGTGGGTGGATGAGATCATCCCGCCGAACGACACCCGTGAGCGCCTGATCCGCGCGCTGGACGCCTGTGCGGTCAATCCGCATCAGGACGAACTGCGGGTGGGCGTGTTTCAGGTGTGA
- a CDS encoding acyl-CoA dehydrogenase family protein, with protein sequence MTSTLDRSAAAISPNVQPMNDDQRTIVGALKSFLKNKVEPGAAERDQTGEFPMGIVKELGEMGIMGAQTPEEYGGSALDTATFAMIIEEIAAVDGSLCLTVASHNSLCQGHILIGGTEAQKQKFLPDLASAKKLGAWGLTEPGSGSDSGGLQTRAVEQADGSWILNGSKNFITQGSVGGTYVVLARTDAAREGKGKNDGISAFVFNRDEVEGFSIGRKEDKLGLRSSDTAQLIFEDIHLPAEALLGERGNAFKDVMKVLDGGRVGIAAMGLGLGRAAFEFAAKYTLGREQFGKPIAHNQDISFRLANMDTKLEAARLLIRKAADLKDAGENFTTPVARAKLFATTVGVEACDEAIQMLGGYGYVKEYPVERFWRDNRLTRIGEGTDEVQRLVISRDVLKRFAD encoded by the coding sequence ATGACCAGCACCCTTGACCGCTCAGCCGCCGCCATCAGCCCCAACGTCCAGCCCATGAACGACGATCAGCGCACGATTGTCGGCGCCCTCAAGTCCTTCCTGAAGAACAAGGTGGAGCCGGGCGCCGCCGAGCGCGATCAGACGGGCGAATTCCCCATGGGGATCGTGAAGGAACTGGGCGAGATGGGCATCATGGGCGCGCAGACGCCCGAGGAGTACGGCGGCTCGGCGCTGGACACCGCCACCTTCGCCATGATCATCGAGGAGATTGCGGCGGTGGACGGCTCGCTGTGCCTGACCGTCGCCAGCCACAACTCGCTGTGCCAGGGCCACATTCTGATCGGCGGCACCGAAGCGCAGAAGCAGAAGTTCCTGCCTGACCTCGCCAGCGCAAAGAAGCTGGGGGCGTGGGGCCTGACCGAGCCGGGCAGCGGCAGCGACAGCGGCGGCCTTCAGACCAGGGCGGTGGAGCAGGCGGACGGCTCGTGGATTTTGAACGGCTCCAAGAACTTCATCACGCAGGGCAGCGTGGGCGGCACCTACGTCGTGCTGGCCCGCACCGACGCCGCCCGCGAGGGCAAGGGCAAGAACGACGGCATCAGCGCCTTCGTGTTCAACCGGGATGAGGTTGAGGGCTTCTCGATTGGCCGCAAGGAAGACAAGCTGGGCCTGCGCAGCAGCGACACCGCCCAACTGATCTTCGAGGACATCCACCTGCCGGCCGAGGCGCTGCTGGGCGAGCGCGGCAACGCCTTCAAGGACGTGATGAAGGTGCTGGACGGCGGGCGCGTGGGCATCGCCGCGATGGGCCTGGGCCTGGGCCGCGCCGCCTTCGAGTTCGCCGCGAAATACACGCTGGGGCGCGAGCAGTTCGGCAAGCCCATTGCCCACAACCAGGACATTTCCTTCCGACTGGCGAACATGGACACCAAACTGGAAGCAGCCCGCCTGCTGATTCGCAAGGCCGCTGACCTGAAGGACGCGGGCGAGAACTTCACCACGCCCGTGGCCCGCGCCAAGCTGTTCGCCACCACGGTGGGCGTCGAGGCCTGCGACGAGGCCATTCAGATGCTGGGCGGTTACGGCTACGTCAAGGAATACCCCGTCGAACGTTTCTGGCGCGACAACCGCCTGACCCGTATCGGCGAGGGCACCGATGAGGTGCAGCGTCTGGTGATCAGCCGCGACGTACTGAAGCGCTTCGCGGACTGA